The following are from one region of the Nicotiana tabacum cultivar K326 chromosome 3, ASM71507v2, whole genome shotgun sequence genome:
- the LOC107778552 gene encoding uncharacterized protein LOC107778552, with product MKKNSTLLRNSGLYTSPPTPEYGDNQKGWSSERVPLPTHSSRRHISATALMPFNSGRTVPSKWDDAERWITSPVSSYGVWKTSTAQIHRRPKSKSGPLGASGLMYLPNYSPSVPVIEGGTLGNYIANSPFTTGVLVPDGVSLHYGAGANPGALYAEYSMARTTSVPSLPDLCSESSVPSSQDDGTKEPDSVSSAVSRRDMATQMSPDSSAHASPKERSSGAEQNKQHSARVEIRDVQVDKGAPISGHSRKSRVRKPSKETPDVTGSISPWDVANAAESMSKTQREEARITAWENLQKAKAEAAIQKLEMKLEKRRSASMDKILNKLRYAQLKAQDMRRATSESHSHQPRRNPQSVIPFRKYFKIASFSSCYVCRIR from the exons ATGAAGAAGAATTCTACTTTGTTGAGGAATTCGGGTTTATATACAAGCCCACCAACACCAGAATATGGAGATAATCAGAAAGGGTGGAGCTCCGAACGAGTCCCATTGCCGACTCACAGCAGCAGGAGGCATATAAGTGCCACTGCATTGATGCCTTTCAATAGTGGAAGGACAGTGCCTTCAAAATGGGATGATGCTGAAAGATGGATTACTAGCCCAGTGTCCAGTTATGGGGTTTGGAAGACTTCAACCGCGCAAATCCACAGGCGCCCCAAGTCGAAAAGTGGACCTCTTGGGGCTTCTGGCCTTATGTACTTACCAAATTATTCACCCTCCGTGCCGGTCATAGAAGGTGGAACTTTAGGTAACTACATTGCAAATTCACCATTTACAACAGGTGTACTGGTGCCTGATGGTGTATCCCTTCATTATGGTGCTGGTGCAAATCCTGGTGCTCTATATGCTGAGTATAGTATGGCTCGAACAACTAGTGTTCCCAGTCTGCCAGATTTGTGCAGTGAATCTTCGGTGCCAAGCTCCCAAG ATGATGGCACCAAGGAGCCAGATTCTGTTAGCTCCGCAGTTTCAAGGAGAGACATGGCAACACAGATGAGCCCTGATAGCAGTGCCCATGCCTCTCCCAAAGAAAGGTCATCTGGAGCGGAGCAGAACAAGCAGCATTCTGCTAGAGTCGAGATTAGGGATGTGCAGGTGGACAAAGGAGCCCCCATTTCTGGGCACTCTCGGAAAAGCCGGGTGAGGAAACCGAGTAAAGAAACACCAGATGTGACTGGCTCAATTTCACCCTGGGATGTTGCAAATGCAGCAGAGAGCATGTCAAA GACACAAAGAGAGGAAGCAAGGATTACTGCTTGGGAGAACTTGCAGAAGGCTAAAGCGGAAGCAGCAATTCAAAAGCTTGAG ATGAAACTAGAAAAGAGGAGGTCAGCATCCATGGATAAGATTCTGAACAAGCTTAGATATGCTCAGTTGAAGGCCCAAGATATGAGACGTGCAACCTCAGAAAGTCACTCCCATCAGCCTCGAAGGAATCCCCAGAGTGTCATTCCGTTTCGGAAGTATTTTAAGATAGCCTCATTTAGCAGTTGCTATGTTTGCCGTATCCGTTAG